CGACGACGGTAAAGGTATTCTCTattatatgtaaatatatatatttacaatATATGTGTTTATTGTTGGTTGGTATCTCTGGGATACTTGTTGGGGGTTTGGTTTGTCGGGTTTTATGGTTGGTAACACGCACGAAAACCGGGGAACTACAGGCCACTGCTGGCGGTATTATGTTGCCGCGTACTCTCTGATTTTGTGTTCTGATTTCCCAGGCTTCTTGGGCTCTACGGTTTGGGGCACGTACTGCTCGATGAACGTCCGAAACGAAACTGAATTTCAAAATTGACAAATGACTCGGCTTTGGTAGCTCCCCGAGTGGATTCCGATTCCGTCCGGTCGAGAGTCGGGACTGGACTCTTGGTCACTCAGTCACCCGCTTTTCCAATTAATGAATACTTTATGAATTTCCAACGGGTTTCCTGGCTTCCCTTCCCCCACAGAGCACACGACTATCCATCGACTATCCTCATGCAATTCCAGTCGCGTGGGGCACCGCATGTAGGTTGAGTGGGTGTGTGGGGTTATCTATCACGGTCGGGATTTTCTTGGCTCTCCCTGGAAACCTCACGCACCATTCTACACTTATTTCCATGACTGTGTCATTCATGGGCCGCGGCCATTTGTTTATGCGCTCCAAACAAATTGTGTCCTGTCCGAGAGGACTGTCCTGGAGCCAGAGCGCACAGCAGTGCGTTTCTCACAGAGGTGCACCACCCCGCCACCACCCAACCGACACACATGTTCAGAATACCTTGTAGGGAATACTTTAAAGCATTCTCCCTGCCCTGCTGTTCTTTCGGTTGGCGTGCTGTTGTCGTCCATGTTGATTGTTCTTgtcattttgttttgttttgttttttttgttcataTTTTGTTCGATCTAAATAAATCCTTTGACTTGCAGCTGTTAGAGTCGAGAGGGCCCAAACAGAAAACAATATGGGGCAGGCTGTTAGGATATGTGGGACAATAAGAGGAATCGGATGGAAGAAATGAAAGTAGCCAACCTTTGGTTGAAATTTATGTAATATGATATATTTCTTGGAAGTAAATACTACAAATGATAATACAAATGGAACTGATATTTTTGTAAATACTATATATTTCTTATGGAAAGTTTATTTTCTTCAAAGTAGTCATAATTTTTTCCACGAAATTATCTAGAAATGAATCTTAGTAATGGATCCTCTACATTCTTGAGCTGTGCATCGTACACTTTTAAGGATCGAATGCCACAAATTACATATGGAATCTAATAATATGCCCATGAGTGTGCCAACTAAGCGTTCACCTATCATGACTTGAGCtatattatacatatgtatgtaggagTATGTGTTCCATTCTGAAAGAGTCTTTCATGAGCCTGATGGCAATAACATTGCGCAATCATGCCACAcattgacaaaaaaaaaaagaaaaaccccAAATTGATTAACCCTATAAAGTGGAAAGATGCAAGGCTAGTGCTATGGCATGGGTTTCTGTCTGTAAGTGGGAATATGGGGAGCCATTTGAGGGAAAGGAAAGAAGAATTATTTCAATTAATATTTCACACCAATAATTGTCTGTAATTATTAAGTTTTTCTGTTGCTGAAAGTCCCGCTTTGTGGCAGGGAAGAAGCGTTGACAGATGACAGCTGTCAAAATTTCCTAAATCAGTTCAATTAAAATTCTATTGATTTTGTTGTAAGTTATGTTGAAATACTCGTAATACAGGAAAGGGGTCTAAGGGGCTGGGTCTGTGGGCTTATTTGGGGGGCATAGGCTTAGGCAAGGACACGCAAGGAAGTTCAAAGCTCAAGGAAATTACATATCGATCAAATTGGTCTCATATCGATCCATGGCCGACCACAGATGCGACGCCTAATTTGTTGGAATTTGTGGACATGTCATGTGTCCCGTCGACACAAggacaacaacgacaacaccCACTACACAGATAATACCAACAGCCCAGCCATAGTATATCCCATAGACTGAAATTGACACCCACACCTACACCTCCCCCAAAATGATTGGGTCGAGGGTCGAGAGTTGGTGGGGGCCCGAATTTTCCAACTTATGAGTAAAGTAAAGCCTTCGCAATGACCGCATCGAGGAGCGAAGCTCGTGTCTCGTGCTCGTCCTTGAGCCCGTCCGGTGGGGCGTTTGGTTATTAAATGCCTTTTTGAAACTTAATTAAGGCTACGTGCTTTTTTTTGGCttaaatatgtacataatcCCAGCCAAGGTGTGCTCGTTGAGCCTTTTGGGTTAACCAATCCGAACCGAAACATCTGTGATTAAGGACAATCGCGAAGGTTGAATGTCTTCAATTGGGGATCAAATGAAGGCGTTGAAAGAAAGCTAAATTGGAAGTTCCGTTTTGCGGAAAGggaaacaaatcaaattaaaCGAAATAAATAAATCCCCTTTCAATTACAGCTGTAGTTTATAATTCGCATCTCTCAATGAAAAGCTCTGGCCATCGCTCACCTTTTATTTATAGATTTCACCTATTCAGAATTAGCAATGTCCTTGCTGGTCTATTGCCCCGCTCGTGGCTCATGTATTTGGGCCAATAAAGTCATTCAAAGGTGATTAGTGAATAGACTAAAATATTTACACATCTCAAACCCGAAAAATGGTCTCCGAATCTGGGTATGTGAGTGTGCATGAGAACTTTTGAAGCCGCCCCATGGAAGAGTGTTAAAGACTGTCCTGTGTCCCATTCTCAAgttccatcccatcccatccccgtTCCCGCCATAATGTGACTTTTTTATATTATAAATTTTTGATCATCAACTGTAAAGTTCCCAAAGGTCGGTGTTCCAAGGTTCTTTGGTAGGGAGAACATGTTTTCCTCCTTTGAACTTTTAATTATTTGATGGGATTTTTGATGAGTAGTCAGTTTGTTATTTGTTATCGCGTTTAAATATTGATTCTGTCGCCAGGGACATATGGAAAAAAGAGTAGAATTTTAGATTATCTTTGAAGAAAATGTTACCTACAATCCTCCacattaaaatatttatttacttaAAGAATAAGATCTACAAAACATAATATCACTGGTTAGAATTCTACAGCATTCTAGAGAATTTGACTAAAGCGACTAAAGCTTCGATTATTTTATTATCTTATTTCTTACTCGACTGCTCTCCCACACTGGGGGCATAGGCCTGGTTCTCGTAGCCAGCGAAATTGCCCAGAACCATGGATATGCGGGGGGAAGAGTGCTGTATACCGTTCCCTGTTTGCTTGTCATCCGATCCTCCATTCACCTTAGGACCAGTCGTGGGCAAAACAAAGTTTGCTCTGTGGCAGCGCCGGTGGAGGAACATCCGGAGCTTGAAGAAAGCGAAAAGCAGGACGTAGACGCAACAGGAAAGAATAAGAATCCCCAGAACTGTGAGGAAGGAGCTCTGGGGCTTAGTCCAGTCGATCACATGATAGATATAAGGTTTGCCTTTCCTAAAGATAAAAAGAAAATTAATGATCATTGATCATGATTGAATGATTAGTGCTTCCTTACTTGTTGATGCCGCCACACACTTGATAGATGTACGAGAAGATGGCATAGATGACGCCGAATAGTACTGGTAGAAATATATGAAGTAGCCGCAGCGGATGTGCCACAATCCACAGATCGATGAACATGCAAATCGAGTTGAAGGCATGAGTGAGCACATTTGTGGCGTCCAAGGAGGTCTCATTAGCTGAAAAAGAGAAATTAACATTTGTTAGTTTATATAGATACTATTTTCTAGGGAGCCACTCACCATCATACAGTATAGTCCAATAGATAATCGTAATGACAATGGATAAAACCAGAGTTATGATGTGCATACCCCAATATAAACGAAAGTAACTAAAGGAACTCTTAACATTCAAAAGTTTGTCTGCAAAAATCAAACAGAATTATAACCATATATATTCACACCTATATCCCAAACTTACCCGCATATTCCGGATGATAATGCCAAATGCTGACTAGTACGGCACCCAATAGATTTGTCAGCATACACATCCATATGCCCCAATTGGTCATGTAGATAAAGTACAGCCAATAGCTGGTATCATCGTTTGCCAGAGGCCACATGGACTCGATTACCACGCCCAAAAAGAACAGCGCCATGAACCAGCGATAGAACAAATATATCATGCTCTTAGTACATGTTTGCCACTACAAAAAGagttaaaattaaataaaattaaaatattttaaaattaaaactCTTTAGAGTGTGAAAAAAGTGTTTAAGTGAGAATTATTAGCTTTTAGATAACTCAattgattaaaaaaaaaataaaagttcTTCATGGGAACCATATAATTGCAGGGGTTATTGTTAAAAGTATAAGGTATTGCAAGTATCTAGCTAGCTCTGTGGCTCTGTCCCGAAGCTAGCGATGGTATGACGCTTATGAATAATTCAATAGTTTAATTTAAAATGCTAGTACAATCGCTGTGCAGAGGGCGAACTTTACTGTCATATATATACGTACACCATGTATATATTGAATATTTGTGGCCAGAAAGAGAGGTCACTTTCTGTTGATACTGTGAATGGAAGAAGTCATCAAATATGCTCAAGGTAGTCCACACAGAAAATGGTTTGGAAAAAATGCGAACAAACAGAACGCCCACTACGTTTTACATTTGGGTTTGGGTTGGTTCTATGAACCTCTCAAGGTATAACCATGGAAGAAACATCTACTTTGCAGTTCAAGTGGTTTTATAATTTCAATTTATGTTCTAACACTAAAAGATTTTCGGCAGCTACTTTAAGAGAAAGTTCTGGGAAGTCTCATTTAACCTTTCCACTACCCTTCCCTACCCTAACTGAGTTCCAATGCATGTGCCGTGACCCATGCGAACACCATTTTAAAATGCCCATCATGTACATTGACCCCCACCAAGTGCAATACCAATAATCCACCTCCTTAGGTGCGTGTCAATTGTGGGCGTGATGTGGCGTGCTCAAGGCCGTATCCGCCACAGCCTAGAGAGCTATTAACTTTACAGTATTTGTTTTTGTCATTGGTGTTATCTGAGACTCTGTCtatccgtctgtctgtctttgGTATATGACAGAATAGTTCTTACCTGCGATTTGACAAAATCATCGGGCGTGTCATGATCAAAGCCGCAGCTTTTGCGTGCAAACTCTTTCTTTACGGGATGAACAATCACCTGAAGTTTGCTCATCTTGTTAGCTTCTTGTTAGCCTCTGTCTCTAactatttattttcttggctCTTTCCGGCTTAGACGTAAGTTTACGTAAGCCTGCATGCAACTGTTGTGTTCTCCAAGGGATTATGCAATGGAAACTGTTGGCTGTGGTGCCATGCTCAGGGCCTTAGCACGATCTGGAAAAATATATTAGAAAagtcataaatatatattttgagTCAACTATAATTAAACAGCTCACATACAAAAATCATGCAAATGTTTCTCTCGAAAAGTGGAGATTAAAAGAAAATTAGCCAAAGCTTCAGGTTTTAGCAGTGCACTGCTTGTACGATTATTTCAAAGGAAGACGAACCAATCCTTCAGGTTTCAGCGGTACACTGCTTGATCACTTCTGTATGAAGGAAAAACGAAGGAACCAAAACTTCAGGTTTTAACAGTTCCCTGCTTCCAAGATAATTATAAAGGAATAATAACTGTAATTTCCAttgaataataattaataataatactaTAATGATTGTTGATTGATTGATCTTATGCTATTATAAATTAACTGGTGAAAAGTTAAATTACTAGTAACAAAATGTCACCGAAATCGGTTCTTGGAAAAATGGACCTTTGTAGAAGTCATTTCCTCAAAGGAGTTTATTTTTTTACTGATTTTATTTGGTGtgatataaaaaataaatattatttaGACTTTTAAGGGTAAAATTCGGTATCATATGCGGATATAGATGCATTCATCTGGCGGTAGCTGTCATTTAAGGAATATCAATATGGCACATCAATATCAATATATCATTTATTTAATTTGGTCGCTATGGATTCTTGGTATCATATGGCTGGATATTTATTAAGGTCAAGACCTTACGATTTTATGCTTAGTCGATGTCGTACAGACACAATAAGAATGACGTATGGTTGAGAGTGGGATGAATTCTCATCAAATCTGTACGTAGTTTAGAAAGAGTTATCTTTCTTTTTCAAAACTACGTACACATTTGATGAGAAGTCATCCTACTCTCAACCATAAGTCATTTTCATTCAGAGCCTATCCCAACTCTGTGTTGTCAACATCTACGAAAGTAAAAATCCCACAAAAATACTTTCTCAAAATGGATATAAGCCGAAAGCTCCTTTTGCCCACCTGGCGTCCTCTACTGCGGGGTGAGTTGAATTGAACCTGAAATGGGGGCTAATATATTTTCTTAATGTGGGGGGAACAGCCATTCGTGGGCCACGTTCGTATAGTGACAATGCAGTGGCATCCCTGCTTAAATTCCCTTTGGTCACGTTGGAGGAAGGAAAGTCCAAATATGTGCTGTCCCACGTTTATATCCATGGTATGATGGGCGAGGCCAGGCAGGTGATTCGCAGCAGCCCCAGAGCCAAGTACCATTGTGAGTTAAAAATTTCAAACAGAGTCATTCAGTATCTATAAGAAATATCCCCCTCCCCTCAGTGAATATCTATGAAAAACTTCAAAAGGAGGCCAACAAATTGGGTTTGTGCACCCAGGGCCTGGGCGGCGGCTATATCGAATATGATCCGCAGAAGAAATACATTAAAGTCTATGGCAAATCGGGAGTCTTGGGCAAGGCCGATCATAAGAAGTCCCAGGCCATTTTGCGTAAGGCTTATCCAGACGTTAAGATCGATGCAGAGCGCGGGAGTATGAAGCCCTAAGCATATTATTTGAATAAAATTTCCAAATTTAAAGTTTGAATATAGGCTTGAATCCAATTAAAAACGTAATGATTCCGGGACTGATTCAATGATTGTTTGCTTGGCAGATTACCATATTTACTTTGCGGCTGCGCAACAACCTTTTGGCCTGACCTGACGTTTTGCAAAGATCAGACACAAAATTACACGAGTACGACAGCAGTCAAGAGCCGGGACTAGTGGTGCTAATAATGCTGACATTATATGACGGAGTATTCATCATATAATTATATGGAGTGCAATGGTCTGGTAGCTCATCATTTGTAGATCAATTTAGCAGACAGTTCATTCGCTTCGCTGCCCCGCTTTattgacatattgtatatatgtatactcaTAGTCGTAGCCGTAGCCATTGAATAATTATTCGCTAGACTAAAGTAATATAGAAATATGATCCCTCCGCAGCTGTTTTGGCATTGGGTGTATCGTTAATTACAGCACTGAAAATATgaatttaaacaaaatataCCAATTAGCCTGCTAAGGTCGAAGCAATGAAGCGAAAACAAGCTAAAGTCAGAGAGGTTCTCCTCAGCTTTCAGATCGAGGTGTAGGTCAAACACCGAAAGAGTTGGGTAATTTGTAAGCCAGACGGGCACTACTACGGAATCGCAACTACTATTATCTCCTGAATGAGTAAAATGTTATGACTATGGTTATGGCAACCTTGGGTCATCCATAAAGCGGCTTCACCTGTGATTAGATATTGCCTGCAGGCACTACTGCTCTTTCTATCAAAAACTTTAAAGCAATTCGACTTtaaacatattttttttctaaAAACTTTATTTGGTTGGAGCTCACTTTTCTAACATATAATTACCGCTGCTCCGGAGTTATTAAACACATGATGTTCAGTGTCCCTGAACTTGCACGAACGGCACGCTAATGAAATTTTTCAACAAGAAACGCGTCTGCACCATAGGTGTTTGACTGGGGAAGCGGCGTTGCGGGGCCTATGGGGGCCGGGCAATTCGGTTAACAAACTGTTTGGCCATTTacactactactactactgcTGCCTTGGATGGCAAGAGACACTTTGGAGTCTTGTATTTACACGCTCATTCGGCGGTCGGTCGGTTATCGCTTGTGCTACATTTTTCGTCGTACAAAAGGGGCCAGAAAAGCATACAACAGATGTCTACAGTGCGTATCGAAATGGTAAAACAGTTGAAGGTAAGCTTTGCAGACCTACTTTTAGCCTAGCCTTCCAGCTCTTTTCGCTCTCAACAGGCTGATGTGAAACTGACTGTACTCAGTCTCAGTCTACGACAAGATATATAGGTTTATGGCCCCTGAAGTTGTACCACAATGAACCGAAGAAAAACAAAACTTGTTGACCTTTACGAGCTGTGTAAATAATTTTGTCGTATTGAATGCAGTCAAACCGCTCGGGTGAATGGCAAGGAAAAATGACTATCCAGACACGGCCAAGATCTTATCCAGATCTCTTCTCTCCGATAAGATAAGACACGTCAGCCAAACAATTGGTCTGATTAATTCACAATCTTTTCAATCATTTTTCAACCTTGATGGGTCTCAAACAAAAGTGAAATCAAAAGCATTTCTTATGctaataaaacgagggggaa
The sequence above is a segment of the Drosophila miranda strain MSH22 chromosome 4, D.miranda_PacBio2.1, whole genome shotgun sequence genome. Coding sequences within it:
- the LOC108164052 gene encoding protein rolling stone, which codes for MSKLQVIVHPVKKEFARKSCGFDHDTPDDFVKSQWQTCTKSMIYLFYRWFMALFFLGVVIESMWPLANDDTSYWLYFIYMTNWGIWMCMLTNLLGAVLVSIWHYHPEYADKLLNVKSSFSYFRLYWGMHIITLVLSIVITIIYWTILYDANETSLDATNVLTHAFNSICMFIDLWIVAHPLRLLHIFLPVLFGVIYAIFSYIYQVCGGINKKGKPYIYHVIDWTKPQSSFLTVLGILILSCCVYVLLFAFFKLRMFLHRRCHRANFVLPTTGPKVNGGSDDKQTGNGIQHSSPRISMVLGNFAGYENQAYAPSVGEQSSKK
- the LOC108164053 gene encoding sex-regulated protein janus-A, with the translated sequence MDISRKLLLPTWRPLLRAIRGPRSYSDNAVASLLKFPLVTLEEGKSKYVLSHVYIHGMMGEARQVIRSSPRAKYHLNIYEKLQKEANKLGLCTQGLGGGYIEYDPQKKYIKVYGKSGVLGKADHKKSQAILRKAYPDVKIDAERGSMKP